The window GTCGGTTAGTTAGCAACTTTTACTCCAGGTTTTAAGCCACGACTGAGGAAGGAGCGCAGCTTTGTTTATTACTGAGATCCCACCTCCCGTGCCTGAGATGAGGCGGCTGTCTCCCCCCAGATTGCTGCAAGAGGTTCTCTAGTTATTACGGAGGCATGTCACTAATTACAAAGAGCATCAGAACCTGAGTTCCTTGGGCTGCATCACATCCCAGCACCTGGAGCTAAGAtcaccccacaccccacacGCAGGGCTGCACCACAGCACAAAGCTCACCTGCACGGTGCCTACACGGAGGGGAAAGTACCAAGCACAGAGCACCAGGAGAGAGGAGGGCAGGCCGTTTGCTAAGAGCTGCTTTTGCTTCTCACACTTACCCAGGACACATTTCCCCCCTTTGCAATGCATAGGACAAAAATCCCTAGAACTCAAAGAATTCTTACAACTTAGTTTTCAAGTGAAAATCAACTCCGTCTGACAGCGCAGCGTTCTTGTGTTGCAACTGCAATAACTAACATCCAATATGCTgcaattcttattttattttcctcctggCAGAATGAGGGTCCCACACCTCAGGGCTTCCTTCCCTTCTTGCGCAGGGACTGGCCCTCCCCTGAGAAGGCAATGAACCGGCTTCCAGCTTCATCCTggatgcagaggaaaaaaaggcatcaCCTCTCTGCTCACCGCTTGAGAAGGATGAAAGCTGAGCAATTATTATAAATACTCCATCAGAGTGGAAAAGACCATCCATCTTTCACATCCTTAATCTACATAATTATTGCTTGCTTTCCAACAATAAAACACTAGCACTTCTACGACGCACCATCTGCAACAAGTGTTCACTAGCTTATTCAACTTGCATCAGTGCAATCTCATATCAGCAAGCAAGGACAGAGGAGGCTGACTTAATCTAAAGCAAACTCACTAATACATCTTCGTAACATAAGTGTTCTGGGAAGAATTGCGTATGGAGAGAGGAAACACACATGGACAACGGTTTGAACCTTCTAGTTCTGTGCACAAATGGCAGCACCCAACTTTACTGACCTCTTCCACTTTCTTAACCAGCGGACGCGAGTTTCTAATGAACGTGATTCTACCAATCTTGAAGTCATAGTTGGGTATTCCCCTGGAAAAGAGGCATAAATACATTAAAGAAGAAACACTGCTCTCAATCACCGATCCTTCACTTGCTGACAACCGAAAGAACACATACCTTCGAATGTCTCCTGGTTTAATTGGTGACGGGCTGGGCTCAACACCTTTCTTCTTGCCATCCAACCTGTTCCCAGAGCCAGAGAATGCCTGTGTATACAGATGTGAGCTTTAATTTAATAGTACCTTGTATTTGAAAGCACAGGGATATTGCCTTctgctaaaaacaaacaaataaacactaCCAAAAAGCCTTCTATAATCTTTTGTTTGATTCAGAatggttttttttgtacatGTAGTAAGCTGATAAACCCTGGTTGTAGGGGTATGTTTCAGCTATTTGTTTTTAGACTAGCACATTAAGGACGAGTCATACTGTCACTGGTTGTAAACACCACAAAACATCTGCAAGCAGCTGCTGGTTAATGACAACCACACCCCAACCCTCTCTCACCATTTCACAACAttcagaaaagagcagaaagaaaggacTTACACGGAATCCTACGTCGCTCACATAACCACTGTGGTCTGCTTCAACATCCTGGCAGACAAAAAATGAGGTACTTCATGGTGTTCATGTTGtgataagcaaaataaatgtaaactGCTCCAAAAACTTCTGACCAAACAAAGCCTTAGAAAAATCCATTTCCAAAAGCTAACAGCTGTTAAACAACCATCTCCTGAGTAACTCAAGCAAAAGCATCAGGTCAGTAAGTTTTAGATTTAAgttgtttcaggaaaaaaatatatattggtACACACTGCTCCCTCACAATGGAGGCAGATTACTAGGGAACGCATTTTGCAAAACAGAAGCTTAACTTACTGTGGTCTCTTCATGTTGAGCACTTCTTTCTGGTTCTTTGTACCCCAAAGGAGCATCAAAATCCACCTATTGACATAGGGTAAAGAAGcacaaatatttctcttttaatcGTAAGCTTTATACTACTATTCCTCAGAACTCCACAAGCTACCGTTCCAACCTTAATCTAGAAATCACAAGGAAAAACCGAGGCTTTAAtcttaaatatatacatatacatatatacttaacaaataaaattcagaacaacAAAGACTAAGCCTCCCCAGGGATGAATCTTAGCACGTAACTGAAACAGATCAGTAAAACAGAACTCAGTGCCATTGGAGATTTAATCAAGATAAGGTTGTTAAATAGGACTCTTCAGATTATAAAACATGTTGAATCTAAATATAACATCCCATGCACCAAAGTCACCTGATGCCACATAAGTGTAGCACACGAGCAGAGATGTGGTTACAGAGGTACACAGGTGCTCTTCAAGGAGTCGCCCTCCCTATCCCGTCTGTTGCTACCTCTCCTAGTGCCCAGTGCTACCAATATGAGATACCCTCTCCTTTTGCAAAGGCACAGTAAAACCAGACTTCCCACAGTAGTTGTAACTTACGTTCATATCACATTCTATGATGGACACAGCTTTATCTGGCTTGGTCTCCATTACCCGAAGCTCATAGATCTGAAacagttttgaatattttaagattGCACATCTTACAGTGGATGCATTTTATCTTACGTGTAAGAAAACCATAGCTAAATCCTTCCCTTCAGAAGCCTtcaaacaaactgaaatgctGTCTAGGCTAAGGACTGGATACTTCAGAGTCTctaaaaaacacaacaacaaagaTTTTTATTGAAGATGCTACATATATGCACTAGAGAACCTACCTAGACTCTATCGTGCTGCACTCTTACTGTACCTTCATCTGCACTTCTGAACTTAAATTCTgtattcagaataattttttctcatGATTTGTAAGAACATCAACAGTATTCTTACCCCAACTCATGGGTGAAAAGATGACTGAACTgacctctttctttctccaacaGCAAATGACTGCAAAATCTACCATTTGTGATTATTTGCCAATATTGTACAGCTCTATGCTGATTATTTAGGCATCAAGAATTGTGCTTAGTCTACAATCCCAAATGATCAATGTGTGTGCTACCAAAAGCTTCACCTACTAACTcagatagatatagatatagatatatcATAAGATGTAGTCAAAGTATTTATGCGGCCACAATACTAAGCTATGGAGTACTTTACATGGAACTGAATTTGTTTCACCAGATTGATGGTATATAAATGAAACCTACGTTGGATGGTGCTGCATACTGTACCTTTTCATTGTAGTTGATGGCAATAACATCTCCAGTAGTTAGACAAG of the Meleagris gallopavo isolate NT-WF06-2002-E0010 breed Aviagen turkey brand Nicholas breeding stock chromosome 17, Turkey_5.1, whole genome shotgun sequence genome contains:
- the UFD1 gene encoding ubiquitin recognition factor in ER-associated degradation protein 1, giving the protein MPPSALDQLSRLNITYPMLFKLTNKNSDRMTHCGVLEFVADEGICYLPHWMMQNLLLEEGGLVQVESVNLQVATYSKFQPQSPDFLDITNPKAVLENALRNFACLTTGDVIAINYNEKIYELRVMETKPDKAVSIIECDMNVDFDAPLGYKEPERSAQHEETTDVEADHSGYVSDVGFRAFSGSGNRLDGKKKGVEPSPSPIKPGDIRRGIPNYDFKIGRITFIRNSRPLVKKVEEDEAGSRFIAFSGEGQSLRKKGRKP